A window of Sphingobacterium sp. SRCM116780 contains these coding sequences:
- a CDS encoding M64 family metallopeptidase, translating to MKTNFLPLVFTVLFLLLFQSIFAQKYEVDTLQYQGTSKDIVNLVILGDGYTQNQLTDFEEDAKRFTTYFFQTEPFRQYSNYFNVFAIKTISKESGATHAGQATDCVHGDIDLSNFPARFNQFTKKYPVPITSPNTIFGSSFDNGGLHRLVVPQKNEVIEEILKTHIPNYTQVVILVNSPFYGGSGGKYATATVNFMSNDIAVHEIGHSFAILADEYWAGNQYAIEGPNRTQESDPTKVPWKRWIGTQDIGVYSYGGKESKSTWFRPHEFCKMQYLVAPFCAVCQETFVETIHHKTNPIVNTKPQVGTVVDTDLIQAFSLKLLKPSPNTLEVKWYLNEELIGQDIDSIYLNPGMLTLGTNRLKAVVKDTTLLVRNESHQKHTYEKEWSIMNENDHPPTAPLSTWGDTLQTCFNGGQVLSVKNASRGLRYNWYTDADTTTPILTGTNVTVNHVKANAAYYVESVWKDKKSVRNKVLLQVFDEIERPIGATVKLDKKLNKIRITLKDKPDDRYNYLWCKEDGTSLYEWDEFNGEYVPPKGSNNIFFMDRSNSESKIYVVKVDKLTTCRSERLEILIPEF from the coding sequence ATGAAAACCAATTTTCTACCCTTAGTTTTTACCGTTCTCTTTTTATTATTGTTTCAGTCCATTTTTGCTCAAAAATATGAGGTGGATACGTTACAGTACCAAGGTACGAGCAAAGACATTGTCAACCTCGTTATCCTTGGTGATGGTTATACACAAAATCAATTGACGGATTTTGAAGAGGATGCGAAACGCTTCACGACTTATTTTTTTCAAACAGAACCTTTTCGTCAGTACAGCAATTACTTTAATGTATTTGCAATAAAAACCATATCAAAGGAGTCTGGAGCGACACATGCTGGTCAGGCAACTGATTGTGTGCATGGCGATATAGACTTGAGTAATTTTCCTGCTCGATTTAACCAGTTTACGAAGAAATACCCAGTTCCAATTACATCACCGAATACAATCTTTGGAAGTAGTTTTGATAATGGTGGATTGCACCGATTAGTGGTTCCTCAGAAGAATGAGGTTATTGAGGAGATTTTAAAAACGCACATTCCAAATTATACACAAGTTGTTATCTTGGTGAATTCTCCTTTTTATGGTGGTTCTGGAGGAAAATACGCTACAGCAACAGTTAATTTTATGAGTAATGATATTGCCGTACATGAGATCGGACATTCCTTTGCTATTTTAGCAGACGAATATTGGGCAGGAAATCAATATGCGATAGAAGGACCGAATCGTACACAAGAGTCTGATCCGACAAAGGTTCCCTGGAAACGTTGGATTGGAACTCAGGATATCGGAGTTTATTCTTATGGTGGAAAAGAATCAAAATCAACCTGGTTTAGGCCTCACGAGTTTTGTAAAATGCAATACTTAGTGGCACCTTTTTGTGCAGTGTGTCAAGAAACTTTTGTCGAAACGATTCACCATAAAACAAATCCTATCGTAAATACAAAACCGCAAGTGGGAACCGTTGTTGATACGGATCTTATCCAAGCTTTCTCTTTAAAACTATTAAAACCTTCACCCAACACACTAGAGGTTAAATGGTATTTGAATGAGGAATTGATTGGACAAGATATAGACTCTATTTATCTGAATCCAGGCATGCTTACTTTGGGGACAAATAGATTAAAAGCTGTTGTGAAAGATACCACTTTATTGGTTCGTAATGAATCTCACCAGAAGCATACTTATGAAAAAGAATGGTCTATTATGAATGAAAATGACCATCCACCAACAGCGCCTTTATCTACTTGGGGAGATACGCTGCAAACTTGTTTTAACGGAGGACAGGTATTGAGTGTCAAAAATGCAAGTCGAGGATTGCGTTATAATTGGTATACAGATGCTGATACAACAACCCCTATCTTAACAGGAACAAATGTTACGGTAAATCATGTGAAAGCAAATGCGGCTTATTATGTGGAGAGTGTTTGGAAAGATAAAAAATCCGTACGCAATAAAGTTTTATTACAAGTATTTGATGAAATTGAAAGGCCAATAGGTGCCACCGTCAAACTAGATAAGAAACTAAATAAAATTCGTATCACATTGAAAGATAAACCAGATGATCGTTACAATTATTTATGGTGTAAAGAAGATGGTACGTCGTTGTATGAGTGGGATGAATTTAATGGAGAATATGTGCCCCCTAAAGGTAGTAACAATATTTTTTTCATGGACAGATCTAATAGTGAATCTAAAATATATGTGGTGAAAGTGGATAAATTAACCACTTGTCGGAGCGAGAGATTAGAAATTTTAATACCAGAGTTTTAA